One window from the genome of Cryptomeria japonica chromosome 6, Sugi_1.0, whole genome shotgun sequence encodes:
- the LOC131051098 gene encoding (R,S)-reticuline 7-O-methyltransferase-like produces MAPPLTVAIPQVSEQEAQVDKLKLYDIMLGAAKPMAVRAAVLLNIPDIIAEASGSLTVKEIAAHIAEISSPPHIEYLFRLLRFLASQEVFTEIPHQEDFRQTRFGLTGISKLLVKGTRKGGVSVQNYVPYLLAFNNDITVKGWLHLHESVLQGGCAFSKAFGMSYWDYAAKNPEANKNFNEAMSCDTRAVMSSVLEIYEEGFKKINSLVDIGGGVGSALSIIVEKYKHIRGINFDLPHVIASALPIPGVQHVSGNMFEHIPSADAIFIKWVLHDWDDDDCIKVLRRCYEATPANGKVIIVDALVVEAKKDENNKDLQRGVGLEFDMGMMLYCSGGKERTEMEFKQIFIKAGFKSYTIFKLPSIQTIFEVSKF; encoded by the exons ATGGCTCCTCCACTTACAGTTGCAATTCCCCAGGTTTCTGAACAAGAAGCCCAAGTGGATAAGCTAAAACTGTATGACATAATGCTGGGCGCAGCTAAGCCCATGGCTGTGAGAGCTGCTGTTTTGCTGAATATTCCGGACATAATTGCTGAGGCTTCAGGCTCTCTTACCGTAAAAGAAATTGCTGCTCATATAGCTGAAATTTCTAGCCCCCCTCACATAGAATATCTATTTCGTCTTCTGAGATTTCTAGCCTCCCAGGAAGTCTTTACTGAGATCCCACACCAGGAGGACTTCAGGCAAACTAGGTTTGGCCTCACAGGCATTTCTAAATTACTTGTTAAGGGAACAAGAAAAGGAGGTGTATCGGTGCAAAACTATGTTCCATATTTGTTGGCATTCAACAATGATATTACCGTAAAGGGATGGCTGCATCTGCATGAATCTGTGTTACAAGGCGGCTGTGCCTTCAGTAAGGCTTTTGGTATGAGTTATTGGGATTACGCTGCAAAGAATCCTGAAGCCAACAAGAATTTTAACGAGGCCATGTCCTGTGACACTCGTGCTGTCATGTCTAGTGTTCTGGAGATTTATGAGGAGGGATTTAAGAAGATAAATTCTTTGGTTGATATTGGAGGAGGTGTGGGCTCTGCCTTGTCCATTATTGTGGAGAAGTACAAACACATTAGAGGAATTAATTTTGACTTGCCTCATGTCATTGCTTCTGCACTTCCTATCCCTG GAGTACAACATGTGAGTGGCAATATGTTTGAACATATTCCATCAGCTGATGCAATTTTTATCAAG TGGGTTTTGCATGATTGGGATGATGATGATTGTATAAAAGTGTTGAGGAGGTGCTATGAGGCTACACCAGCAAATGGAAAAGTTATAATCGTTGATGCTCTTGTTGTTGAAGCGAAAAAAGATGAAAATAACAAAGATCTTCAAAGGGGAGTGGGACTGGAATTTGATATGGGAATGATGCTATACTGTAGTGGTGGAAAGGAGCGAACAGAGATGGAATTCAAACAAATTTTTATCAAAGCGGGTTTCAAAAGCTACACCATCTTCAAATTACCATCTATTCAAACAATTTTTGAGGTTTCCAAATTCTAA